A single genomic interval of Bacteroidota bacterium harbors:
- a CDS encoding DUF5103 domain-containing protein, translating to MIEIVNFSKFKASVSTFLFCTVFLFYTGQQEGYAQELTDSDSVPEFYNDNFLRYSDFVYKNSIKTVKIHREGWDLSHPIIELNGEDKILLSFDDLRAEIADFSYKLVHCNSRWEPSDLMSSEFIEGFEENQIEDYELSFNTFQKYTHHWLTIPNENIKATISGNYIIKVYEDFDEENLVLSRRFMITENNVNIEAEVKQSSIIDLRKSHQEIDFKIRPGISLSDPYSEIQVVLMQNGRWDNKIDNLKPLFIKDNLLIYDYDEDNSFAAGSEFRYFDIKSVRYQSDRIKSILFKKPFYHVDLLEDHKRTFKVYFYNKDINGKYFIDIQEAVNKEIEADYVYVNFTLPFDAPVVNGNLYLFGLLSDWSFSNTNKMKYDYEKKAYTLTMFLKQGYYNYEYVLLEDGETAGNVSYIEGSHYETDNDYLILVYLKGINERYDRLLGIKIINSMKRF from the coding sequence ATGATAGAAATTGTCAATTTTTCTAAGTTCAAAGCTTCTGTATCAACATTTTTATTTTGTACAGTTTTTTTATTCTATACAGGTCAGCAAGAAGGTTATGCTCAAGAACTTACAGATAGCGATTCTGTTCCGGAGTTTTACAACGACAATTTTTTAAGGTATTCCGATTTTGTTTATAAAAATAGTATCAAAACAGTAAAAATTCACCGTGAAGGCTGGGATTTGTCCCACCCAATAATCGAACTGAATGGTGAAGATAAAATACTTTTAAGTTTTGATGATTTACGTGCGGAAATTGCTGATTTTTCGTATAAATTAGTTCATTGTAATTCAAGATGGGAGCCTTCCGATTTGATGTCTTCAGAATTTATTGAAGGTTTTGAGGAAAATCAAATTGAAGATTATGAGTTGTCTTTCAACACTTTTCAGAAATATACTCACCATTGGCTCACCATTCCTAATGAAAATATTAAAGCTACAATTTCAGGAAACTATATTATTAAGGTGTATGAAGATTTTGATGAAGAGAATCTGGTTCTTAGCAGACGCTTTATGATTACTGAAAACAATGTAAATATTGAAGCTGAGGTAAAACAATCCTCAATTATCGATTTGCGAAAAAGCCATCAGGAAATCGATTTCAAAATCAGACCAGGCATTTCGCTGAGCGATCCTTATAGTGAAATTCAGGTGGTTCTGATGCAAAACGGGAGATGGGACAATAAAATAGACAATTTGAAACCACTTTTTATTAAGGACAATTTGCTAATTTACGATTACGACGAAGACAATTCTTTTGCAGCAGGAAGCGAATTTCGCTATTTCGATATAAAAAGTGTTCGTTACCAATCTGATAGAATAAAAAGCATACTATTCAAAAAGCCATTCTACCATGTCGATTTGTTGGAAGATCATAAAAGAACTTTCAAAGTTTATTTTTACAATAAGGATATAAATGGCAAATATTTTATTGATATACAGGAAGCTGTGAACAAAGAAATTGAAGCTGACTATGTTTATGTAAATTTCACTCTTCCATTTGATGCACCTGTGGTAAATGGTAATTTGTATTTATTCGGATTGTTATCAGACTGGTCGTTCAGTAACACGAATAAAATGAAATACGACTACGAAAAAAAGGCATACACTCTCACAATGTTTTTAAAACAAGGCTATTATAATTACGAATATGTGTTGCTCGAAGATGGTGAAACAGCCGGAAATGTAAGTTACATTGAAGGTAGCCACTACGAAACCGATAACGACTATTTGATTTTGGTATATTTAAAAGGTATAAATGAACGATACGACAGGCTCTTAGGAATTAAAATTATTAATTCTATGAAGAGATTTTAG